The following coding sequences are from one Achromobacter sp. B7 window:
- a CDS encoding EAL domain-containing protein, which yields MIPIHGQAESTASGGQCQGCKSDEAAPIDMAFAFQPIVDLASGQAYAYEALVRGPEGQPAASVLSQVDDANRYHFDQRCRTTAIELAARMGMDRFLSINFMPNAVYQPAACIRTTFEAAERHGFPVNRIIFETIEGESITDRAHLLKIFQAYKSYGFQTAIDDFGAGYSGLTLLADFQPDLIKLDMALVRGIDVDTARQRIISGVQKICTDLGIRFIAEGVETVGERDFLAAQGITLMQGYLFAKPAFKAMPPISNVG from the coding sequence ATGATTCCTATCCACGGCCAAGCAGAGTCGACCGCGTCAGGCGGCCAGTGCCAAGGTTGCAAATCTGACGAGGCCGCGCCCATCGACATGGCGTTTGCGTTTCAGCCCATCGTCGATCTGGCGTCTGGCCAGGCCTATGCCTACGAGGCGCTGGTGCGCGGGCCTGAAGGCCAGCCCGCAGCCTCGGTGTTGTCGCAAGTGGACGACGCCAACCGCTACCATTTCGATCAGCGTTGCCGCACCACCGCCATCGAACTCGCGGCCAGGATGGGGATGGACCGTTTCCTGTCCATCAACTTCATGCCGAATGCGGTCTATCAACCCGCCGCATGTATTCGCACCACCTTCGAGGCCGCGGAGCGGCACGGCTTTCCGGTGAACCGGATCATCTTCGAAACCATCGAAGGCGAAAGCATCACTGACCGCGCCCATCTGCTGAAGATCTTTCAGGCCTACAAATCCTACGGTTTTCAGACGGCCATCGACGACTTTGGCGCGGGCTATTCGGGCTTGACGCTGCTGGCGGACTTCCAGCCTGACCTCATCAAGCTGGACATGGCGCTTGTGCGCGGTATCGATGTCGATACCGCGCGTCAACGCATCATTTCAGGCGTGCAGAAGATCTGTACCGATCTTGGCATTCGCTTCATCGCCGAAGGCGTGGAAACGGTGGGTGAACGCGACTTTCTGGCGGCGCAGGGCATCACGCTCATGCAGGGCTATTTGTTCGCCAAACCCGCATTCAAGGCGATGCCGCCGATATCCAATGTGGGCTGA
- a CDS encoding DNA-3-methyladenine glycosylase, with the protein MDTQELVAQMIVRTSPMRRFEDWPEVLAAYAACLETVQHKLTTQEMNDLINLGADFYRTLARAEDYRRGADLEARSRATGGLG; encoded by the coding sequence ATGGATACCCAGGAACTGGTAGCGCAGATGATCGTCAGGACATCACCCATGCGGCGCTTCGAGGACTGGCCAGAAGTTCTGGCCGCCTACGCCGCGTGTCTTGAAACCGTGCAGCACAAGCTGACCACGCAAGAGATGAACGACCTGATCAATTTAGGCGCGGACTTTTACCGCACCTTGGCCCGGGCAGAAGACTACCGGCGCGGCGCCGACCTGGAGGCCCGAAGCCGAGCCACAGGCGGCTTGGGGTAA
- a CDS encoding ABC transporter substrate-binding protein, with product MNPLLGALLVAGAFALPSAHAQSDAPIRIGVLTDLSGMNADLSGQGSVEAARMAVEDFGPTVLGRKIEVIAGDHQNKADIGSATARRWIDQENVKAIVDVPTSSVALAVQEITRTANIAFLASTAGTSDLTGKACSASTAQWTYDTYALANGTGRALTESGMKKWYFLTADYAFGHALQADTENAVKQAGGQTLGSVKHPRASNDFSSFLLQAQASKAEIVALANSSGDTTMAIKQANEFGLIKGGQKLAGLLMFITDVDGVGLEQAQGLVLTSGFYWDMDDRTRAWSKRYAERTKGRVPTMAQAGVYSAVLTFLKGVKESGKLEGDAVMTQIRGMKIDDMFARNAYLREDGRLVHDMYLVEVKKPSESKARWDYFKILRTIPGDNAFRPLDQGGCPLVKSKAVATK from the coding sequence ATGAACCCATTACTTGGCGCCTTGCTTGTTGCCGGCGCATTCGCCTTGCCCAGCGCGCACGCGCAGTCCGACGCGCCCATCCGCATCGGCGTCCTGACCGATCTATCCGGCATGAATGCCGACCTGTCCGGGCAAGGCTCGGTCGAGGCGGCGCGCATGGCGGTGGAAGACTTCGGGCCGACCGTGCTGGGTCGCAAGATCGAAGTCATTGCCGGAGACCATCAGAACAAGGCGGACATCGGCTCTGCCACCGCGCGCCGCTGGATCGATCAGGAAAACGTGAAAGCCATTGTCGATGTGCCGACGTCGTCCGTGGCGCTGGCGGTGCAGGAAATCACGCGCACCGCCAACATCGCCTTCCTGGCGTCCACCGCCGGCACGTCGGACTTGACCGGCAAGGCGTGCTCGGCCTCCACCGCGCAATGGACCTACGACACCTACGCGCTGGCCAACGGCACCGGCCGCGCGCTGACCGAATCCGGCATGAAGAAGTGGTATTTCCTGACGGCGGACTACGCGTTCGGCCATGCCTTGCAGGCGGATACCGAGAACGCCGTCAAGCAGGCTGGCGGCCAGACGCTGGGCTCGGTCAAGCACCCGCGCGCTTCCAACGATTTTTCTTCATTCCTGTTGCAGGCGCAGGCCTCGAAAGCCGAGATCGTGGCGCTGGCCAATTCATCCGGCGACACCACCATGGCGATCAAGCAGGCCAACGAATTCGGCCTGATCAAGGGCGGCCAGAAGCTGGCCGGCCTGCTGATGTTCATTACCGATGTGGACGGCGTGGGCCTGGAACAGGCGCAGGGCCTGGTATTGACCAGCGGCTTTTACTGGGACATGGATGATCGGACGCGCGCCTGGTCCAAACGCTACGCCGAGCGCACGAAAGGCCGCGTCCCGACCATGGCGCAAGCCGGCGTCTATTCCGCCGTGCTGACGTTCTTGAAAGGCGTGAAGGAAAGCGGCAAGCTCGAAGGCGATGCGGTGATGACACAGATTCGCGGCATGAAGATCGACGACATGTTCGCCCGCAACGCGTATTTGCGTGAAGACGGCCGGCTGGTGCACGACATGTACCTGGTGGAAGTGAAGAAGCCGTCGGAGTCCAAGGCGCGTTGGGACTACTTCAAGATCCTGCGCACGATTCCGGGTGACAACGCCTTCCGCCCGCTGGACCAGGGCGGCTGCCCGCTGGTCAAGTCCAAGGCGGTCGCCACCAAATAA
- a CDS encoding fumarylacetoacetate hydrolase family protein has translation MNIDNALPVDLAGALLVGRVWRPAPVDGPSVVVVRNGEVFDITAVAPTVSDLLDRPDRVTLAKGAAGESLGDVRALMAATLQGQDGPRLLAPCDLQPIKAAGVTFAISLLERMIEEEAGGDASRADEIRVRMQALIGSDLSRLRPGSAEAIKLKAELVERGQWSQYLEVGIGPDAEIFSKTPAMASVGYGAQIGVLPESQWNNPEPEIVLAVDSRGEIVGATLGNDVNLRDIEGRSALLLTKAKDNNGSCAIGPFIRLFDGDFDLDSVRHADVSLRIDGADGFALDGVSHMREISRDPQDLVRQAFGAHHQYPDGFMLFLGTMFSPSQDRKGPGTGFTHKLGDRVQIASERIGALVNDVQLATEITPWTFGVRALYANLAKRGLVR, from the coding sequence ATGAACATAGACAACGCATTGCCCGTCGACCTGGCGGGCGCCTTGCTGGTGGGCCGTGTTTGGCGGCCGGCCCCGGTGGACGGGCCCAGCGTCGTGGTGGTGCGCAACGGAGAGGTGTTTGACATCACCGCCGTGGCCCCCACCGTGTCCGATCTGCTGGATCGCCCTGATCGCGTCACGCTGGCCAAAGGCGCGGCAGGCGAATCGCTGGGCGACGTGCGCGCGCTGATGGCCGCCACCTTGCAAGGGCAAGACGGGCCGCGCCTGTTGGCGCCGTGCGATCTGCAACCCATCAAGGCCGCCGGCGTCACGTTCGCCATCAGCCTGCTGGAGCGGATGATCGAGGAAGAAGCGGGCGGCGACGCCAGCCGCGCCGATGAAATCCGTGTGCGGATGCAGGCCTTGATCGGCTCGGATCTGTCTCGCTTGCGTCCCGGCTCCGCCGAAGCCATCAAGCTGAAAGCCGAATTGGTCGAACGCGGGCAGTGGTCGCAATACCTGGAAGTGGGCATCGGCCCCGACGCCGAGATCTTCTCGAAGACGCCCGCGATGGCATCGGTGGGATACGGCGCGCAGATCGGCGTGCTGCCCGAATCGCAGTGGAACAACCCCGAGCCCGAGATCGTGCTGGCCGTGGACAGCCGTGGCGAGATCGTGGGCGCCACGTTAGGCAACGACGTCAACCTGCGTGACATCGAAGGCCGCAGCGCCTTGCTGCTGACCAAGGCCAAGGACAACAACGGGTCATGCGCCATCGGCCCCTTCATCCGCTTGTTCGATGGGGATTTCGACCTGGACAGCGTGCGCCACGCCGATGTGTCGCTGCGCATCGACGGCGCCGACGGCTTCGCGCTGGACGGCGTCAGCCACATGCGCGAAATCAGCCGCGACCCCCAGGACCTGGTACGCCAGGCTTTTGGCGCGCACCACCAGTACCCCGACGGCTTCATGCTGTTCCTGGGCACGATGTTCTCGCCCAGCCAGGACCGCAAGGGTCCCGGCACCGGCTTCACGCACAAGCTGGGCGATCGCGTCCAGATCGCGTCCGAGCGTATCGGCGCGCTGGTCAACGATGTGCAGTTGGCCACCGAGATCACACCGTGGACGTTCGGCGTGCGGGCCCTGTACGCCAACCTGGCCAAGCGCGGCCTGGTTCGATAG
- the rplU gene encoding 50S ribosomal protein L21, with product MYAVVKTGGKQYRVAAGEKLKIEQIPADIGQEITLDQVLSVGEGDQLKVGTPLVSGAVVKATVLAQGRHDKVKIFKMRRRKHYQKRQGHRQNYTEIRIEAITA from the coding sequence ATGTACGCGGTCGTAAAAACCGGTGGCAAGCAGTATCGCGTTGCCGCTGGCGAAAAACTCAAGATAGAACAGATACCGGCAGACATTGGGCAAGAAATCACCCTGGACCAAGTGCTGTCCGTGGGCGAAGGCGACCAACTGAAAGTTGGCACGCCCCTCGTCTCCGGCGCTGTGGTCAAGGCAACGGTTCTTGCGCAAGGCCGCCACGACAAGGTCAAGATCTTCAAGATGCGCCGTCGCAAGCACTATCAGAAGCGTCAGGGCCACCGTCAGAACTACACCGAAATCCGCATCGAAGCCATCACGGCTTAA
- the ispB gene encoding octaprenyl diphosphate synthase has protein sequence MNLPALIAPIADDMKAVDAVIRERLNSDVVLIRTIGDYIIGAGGKRMRPAMVLMVARALGYEGTHHQLLAAVVEFIHTATLLHDDVVDESDLRRGRETANAVFGNAASVLVGDYLYSRSFEMMVEADSMRIMSILSEATTVIAEGEVLQLLNVHDPDVSQDRYLQVVRYKTAKLFEAAAQVGAVLAGATPEQEAAAAAYGRHVGTAFQLVDDVLDYSGDAAALGKNVGDDLREGKPTLPLIRVMEVGSPEQQQLIRDAIKTGDADFAAVAAAIQATDALEHARLAAVAEADRAREALSIYPVSPFLNSLLEFCAFAVNRDR, from the coding sequence TTGAATCTCCCCGCGCTTATTGCCCCCATTGCTGACGATATGAAGGCTGTCGACGCGGTCATCCGCGAGCGGCTGAATTCGGACGTGGTTCTGATCCGCACAATCGGCGACTACATCATTGGCGCGGGCGGCAAGCGCATGCGCCCGGCCATGGTCTTGATGGTGGCGCGCGCGCTGGGCTACGAAGGCACGCATCACCAACTGCTGGCCGCCGTCGTGGAATTCATCCACACCGCAACATTGCTGCATGACGACGTGGTCGACGAATCCGACCTGCGCCGCGGCCGCGAAACGGCCAACGCCGTGTTCGGCAACGCCGCCAGCGTGCTCGTTGGCGATTACCTGTATTCGCGTTCGTTTGAAATGATGGTCGAAGCCGACTCGATGCGCATCATGAGCATCCTGTCCGAAGCCACCACGGTGATCGCCGAAGGCGAAGTCTTGCAGCTGCTGAACGTGCACGACCCCGACGTCTCGCAAGACCGCTACCTGCAAGTGGTGCGCTACAAGACCGCCAAGCTGTTCGAAGCTGCCGCCCAGGTGGGCGCGGTGCTGGCAGGCGCCACGCCCGAGCAGGAAGCCGCCGCCGCCGCCTATGGCCGCCACGTCGGCACCGCGTTCCAGCTGGTTGACGACGTGCTGGACTACAGCGGCGACGCCGCCGCGTTGGGCAAGAACGTGGGCGACGACCTGCGCGAAGGCAAGCCCACGCTGCCGCTGATCCGCGTGATGGAAGTGGGCTCGCCCGAACAACAACAACTGATTCGCGACGCCATCAAGACGGGCGACGCCGATTTCGCCGCCGTGGCCGCAGCCATTCAGGCCACCGACGCGCTTGAACACGCCCGCCTGGCCGCTGTGGCCGAAGCGGATCGGGCTCGCGAAGCGCTGTCGATTTACCCCGTTTCGCCTTTTCTGAATTCTCTGCTAGAATTCTGCGCTTTCGCGGTGAATAGAGATCGCTGA
- the rpmA gene encoding 50S ribosomal protein L27 → MAQKKGGGSTRNGRDSESKRLGVKTFGGELIPAGSIIVRQRGTRFHAGVNVGMGKDHTLYALIDGKVQFGFKGALNKQTVSIIAAE, encoded by the coding sequence ATGGCACAGAAAAAGGGCGGCGGCTCTACGCGAAACGGACGCGACTCAGAATCAAAGCGTCTGGGCGTCAAGACTTTCGGCGGTGAACTGATTCCCGCTGGTTCGATCATCGTGCGTCAGCGCGGTACTCGTTTCCACGCTGGCGTGAACGTCGGCATGGGCAAGGACCACACCCTGTACGCGCTGATCGACGGCAAGGTTCAATTCGGCTTCAAGGGCGCGTTGAACAAGCAAACCGTTTCGATCATCGCTGCCGAGTAA
- a CDS encoding MerR family transcriptional regulator translates to MPNTSSTDLDEAGSTAAYRTGVAAKLAGLPVETLRVWERRYQLSSPARSARGQRLYSAEQVRRLSLLKQLADQGHAIGTLASLPLEQLQAMLGAQPSRAGPPLRAVAVGATLAPRLLAGGVAQDGSTGFMAGPDVHVVGACARLEDAGSLPRHADVLIVEISELDVDALAPIQRARDATETGAVVVLYRFCASTTIRTLRAQGCLVARIPAQLNELAPLCRSAVVGANLGALAPASAIEFDEEALAKIMAMRNPITCECPRHLAELLMMVGSFERFSSQCASRDEADAQLHLALQQAAGQARGILENAMARLLHTEGMWPLAG, encoded by the coding sequence ATGCCAAACACCTCCAGCACTGACCTAGACGAGGCCGGTTCAACGGCCGCTTACCGCACGGGAGTCGCCGCCAAGTTGGCCGGCCTGCCCGTCGAAACCCTGCGGGTCTGGGAACGGCGCTATCAGCTGTCTTCCCCCGCGCGTTCGGCACGCGGCCAGCGGCTGTACTCGGCCGAGCAAGTGCGCCGGCTAAGCCTCTTGAAGCAGCTGGCGGATCAGGGTCACGCCATTGGCACGCTTGCGTCGCTACCGCTGGAGCAGTTGCAAGCAATGCTGGGCGCGCAGCCCAGCCGGGCCGGCCCGCCGCTGCGCGCCGTGGCGGTTGGCGCCACGCTGGCCCCGCGCCTCTTGGCCGGCGGGGTCGCCCAAGATGGCTCGACGGGCTTCATGGCCGGGCCGGACGTTCACGTGGTTGGCGCCTGCGCGCGCCTGGAAGACGCAGGCTCGCTGCCGCGCCATGCCGACGTGCTGATCGTTGAAATTTCAGAGCTGGACGTGGACGCGCTGGCGCCTATCCAGCGCGCGCGCGACGCCACCGAGACGGGCGCCGTGGTGGTGCTCTACCGCTTTTGTGCCAGCACCACGATTCGGACCCTGCGCGCGCAAGGCTGCCTGGTTGCCCGCATCCCGGCGCAGTTGAACGAGCTGGCGCCGTTGTGCCGATCGGCGGTCGTCGGGGCCAATCTTGGCGCGCTGGCTCCGGCATCGGCCATTGAGTTCGATGAAGAAGCCCTGGCCAAGATCATGGCGATGCGCAACCCGATTACATGCGAATGCCCAAGACATCTTGCCGAATTGCTGATGATGGTGGGCAGCTTCGAACGCTTCAGCTCGCAATGCGCATCGCGTGACGAAGCCGACGCGCAATTGCACCTGGCGTTGCAGCAGGCCGCGGGCCAGGCCCGCGGCATCCTGGAAAACGCCATGGCCCGCCTGCTGCACACGGAAGGCATGTGGCCGCTGGCCGGCTAG
- a CDS encoding PhoX family phosphatase: protein MSKSISDKIVRNPSQSSPFSEILEKNLSRRMVMRGGLAAAFATMTSLGLAGCNSSDDDDEPVGGGDPNPTPEVPGGGTETPAPTPLKLGFDSLPTSMTDACVVPQGYVAHVFAPWGTPLNDNAQPWDQNGNNTSNDLLNSTGMHHDGMHFFPIEGSSTEGLLAVNHEYIDQAALHPNGPTLVAGKRPAEEVRKEINAHGVAILHVRRENGRWNIVNNSRYNRRFTSATAMKLAGPVGGTDWVKTPFSPNGTQVRGTNNNCGNGYTPWGTYITAEENWAACFVNTGTRPAHQLRVGVSGGPAGRYQWETAAGDASEVLGEFARFNVTQTGIDATQDWRNEVNGFGYLVEIDPYDPSSIATKRTALGRFAHEGCAYSKPEAGKPLAFYSGDDSRFEYIYRFVSEAVWDPKDAERSDRLAVGAKYLDKGTLYVARFNADGSGEWLPLVGTTPGVGGRTLADEFGSLDAILINTRGAADFVGATPMDRPEWTATHPTNGDIYLTLTNNSSRNAGTGTNPPNPRLNNVNGHIIRWHDEAGSTKFEWDIFVFGSDAGADADTNRSGLTALNQLASPDGIGFDTRGILWIQTDNGIDGGRNNNVARATNDQMLAVIPGALADSTGTGPAINPSNQADLRRFFVGPNEAEVTGFAFTPDYTSIFLNIQHPANWPAYGTDDATVATTGTVRPRSSTVVIQRADGGPIGV from the coding sequence ATGAGCAAATCCATCTCCGACAAAATCGTCCGCAACCCCAGCCAGAGCAGCCCTTTCAGCGAAATTCTGGAAAAGAACCTGTCGCGCCGCATGGTGATGCGCGGCGGTTTGGCCGCTGCCTTCGCCACGATGACCAGCCTTGGGCTGGCCGGCTGTAACAGCAGCGATGACGATGACGAACCCGTCGGCGGCGGTGACCCCAACCCCACGCCCGAAGTGCCCGGCGGCGGCACCGAGACCCCCGCCCCGACCCCGCTGAAACTGGGCTTTGACTCGCTGCCCACGTCCATGACGGACGCTTGCGTCGTGCCGCAAGGCTACGTGGCCCACGTGTTTGCGCCGTGGGGCACGCCGTTGAACGACAACGCGCAGCCCTGGGACCAGAACGGCAACAACACGTCCAACGACCTGCTCAACTCCACCGGCATGCATCACGACGGCATGCATTTCTTCCCCATCGAAGGCAGCTCTACGGAAGGCCTGCTAGCCGTTAACCACGAGTACATCGACCAGGCCGCGCTGCACCCGAACGGCCCGACGCTGGTGGCGGGCAAGCGCCCGGCCGAGGAAGTGCGCAAGGAAATCAACGCGCATGGCGTGGCGATCCTGCACGTGCGCCGCGAAAACGGCCGCTGGAACATCGTCAACAACTCGCGCTACAACCGCCGCTTCACGTCGGCCACCGCCATGAAGCTAGCCGGCCCGGTGGGCGGCACGGACTGGGTCAAGACGCCCTTCTCGCCCAACGGCACGCAAGTGCGCGGCACCAACAACAACTGCGGCAACGGCTACACGCCGTGGGGCACGTACATCACCGCCGAAGAAAACTGGGCGGCCTGCTTTGTGAACACCGGCACCCGCCCCGCGCACCAACTGCGCGTTGGCGTGTCGGGCGGCCCGGCCGGCCGCTACCAGTGGGAGACCGCTGCGGGCGACGCGTCGGAAGTGCTGGGCGAATTCGCGCGCTTCAACGTCACGCAAACCGGCATCGACGCCACGCAAGACTGGCGCAACGAAGTGAACGGCTTCGGCTATCTGGTGGAGATCGACCCGTACGACCCGTCCAGCATCGCCACCAAGCGCACGGCGCTGGGCCGTTTCGCCCACGAAGGCTGCGCCTACAGCAAGCCCGAAGCCGGCAAGCCCCTGGCGTTCTACAGCGGCGACGACTCGCGCTTTGAGTACATCTACCGCTTCGTGTCCGAGGCCGTGTGGGACCCGAAGGACGCCGAGCGCAGCGACCGCCTGGCTGTCGGCGCCAAGTACCTGGACAAGGGCACGCTGTACGTGGCGCGCTTCAACGCGGACGGCTCGGGCGAATGGCTGCCCCTGGTCGGCACCACGCCGGGCGTGGGCGGCCGCACGCTGGCCGACGAGTTCGGCAGCCTGGACGCCATCCTCATCAACACGCGCGGCGCGGCCGACTTCGTGGGCGCCACCCCGATGGACCGCCCGGAGTGGACCGCCACCCACCCGACCAACGGCGACATCTACCTGACGCTGACCAACAACAGCAGCCGCAACGCCGGCACCGGCACCAACCCGCCCAACCCGCGTCTGAACAACGTCAACGGCCACATCATCCGCTGGCACGACGAAGCGGGTTCGACCAAGTTCGAGTGGGATATCTTTGTGTTCGGTTCCGACGCAGGCGCCGACGCCGACACCAACCGTTCGGGCCTGACCGCGCTGAACCAGCTGGCCAGCCCCGACGGCATCGGCTTCGACACGCGCGGCATCCTGTGGATTCAAACGGACAACGGCATCGACGGCGGCCGCAACAACAACGTGGCCCGCGCCACCAACGACCAGATGCTGGCCGTGATCCCGGGCGCGCTGGCCGACAGCACCGGCACGGGTCCCGCCATCAACCCGTCCAACCAGGCTGACCTGCGCCGCTTCTTCGTTGGCCCGAACGAAGCCGAAGTGACCGGCTTTGCGTTCACGCCCGACTACACCAGCATCTTCCTGAACATCCAGCACCCGGCAAACTGGCCGGCGTATGGGACGGATGATGCAACGGTCGCAACCACGGGCACGGTGCGCCCGCGCTCATCGACGGTGGTGATCCAGCGCGCCGACGGCGGCCCGATCGGGGTGTGA
- a CDS encoding IclR family transcriptional regulator — MTADYDVPAIRRTHDILRVLASRRTPVKAAELAQACKLPKSTLYLLLDCLEQRRWIERKEGGYLIGIELMSLGFAYLRHDGLQAAFHEAAGEFVTRCNEVVQLAALDGFDVVYIAREDARRPVRLVSDLGMRLPAHACALGKVLLASLDPDALAASVPDPLPRVTDRTLATRDALYQELDKVRQTGLGHDQEELATGLVCYAAYVGVTPTGKRVAVSTSIPTDRLDDAHRRDIMEGIRRVARHVSQRVVAPA, encoded by the coding sequence ATGACCGCCGACTACGATGTGCCCGCCATCCGCCGCACCCACGACATCCTGCGGGTGCTGGCCAGCCGCCGCACCCCCGTCAAGGCCGCCGAACTGGCGCAGGCCTGCAAGCTGCCCAAAAGCACGCTGTACCTGTTGCTGGACTGCCTGGAACAGCGCCGCTGGATCGAACGCAAAGAAGGCGGCTACCTGATCGGCATCGAGCTGATGTCGCTGGGCTTCGCCTACCTGCGCCACGACGGCCTGCAAGCCGCGTTCCACGAGGCGGCCGGCGAGTTCGTGACCCGCTGCAATGAAGTCGTGCAGCTCGCGGCGCTGGATGGCTTTGACGTGGTCTACATCGCCCGCGAGGACGCCCGCCGCCCCGTGCGGCTGGTCTCCGACTTGGGCATGCGCCTGCCCGCCCATGCTTGCGCGCTGGGCAAAGTGCTGCTGGCCAGCCTGGATCCCGACGCCCTGGCCGCCAGCGTGCCCGACCCGCTGCCCCGCGTGACGGACCGCACGCTGGCCACGCGCGACGCGCTGTATCAGGAATTGGACAAGGTGCGCCAGACAGGGCTGGGCCACGATCAGGAAGAACTGGCCACCGGCCTGGTGTGCTACGCCGCGTATGTGGGCGTCACGCCCACGGGCAAGCGCGTGGCGGTCAGTACATCGATCCCCACTGACCGGCTGGACGACGCCCACCGGCGCGACATCATGGAGGGCATCCGCCGGGTGGCGCGCCACGTCTCCCAGCGCGTGGTGGCGCCCGCCTGA
- a CDS encoding fasciclin domain-containing protein, with product MKRFLIGTTIALACGWANAADIVDTAKSAGDFKTLTTAVQAAGLTETLKGPGPYTVFAPTDAAFAKVPKDKLDALLKDKAALSKVLTYHVVPGKVMAKDVKAGQVKTVEGSTIAVTVADGKVKVNDANVVKTDIAADNGVIHVIDTVLMPK from the coding sequence ATGAAGCGATTTCTGATTGGAACGACGATTGCCCTGGCCTGCGGCTGGGCCAATGCCGCCGACATCGTGGATACGGCCAAATCGGCGGGCGACTTCAAAACGTTGACGACCGCCGTGCAGGCCGCCGGCCTGACCGAAACGCTGAAGGGCCCGGGTCCCTACACCGTTTTCGCCCCCACCGACGCCGCGTTCGCCAAGGTGCCCAAGGACAAGCTGGACGCGCTGCTGAAAGACAAGGCCGCGCTGAGCAAGGTGCTGACGTATCACGTGGTGCCGGGCAAGGTCATGGCCAAGGACGTCAAGGCGGGCCAGGTCAAGACGGTTGAGGGCAGCACCATCGCCGTCACCGTCGCCGACGGCAAGGTCAAGGTGAACGATGCCAATGTGGTCAAGACGGACATTGCGGCCGACAACGGCGTCATCCACGTCATCGACACGGTGCTGATGCCCAAGTAA